The Bubalus bubalis isolate 160015118507 breed Murrah chromosome 16, NDDB_SH_1, whole genome shotgun sequence genome window below encodes:
- the LOC123329766 gene encoding interferon-induced very large GTPase 1-like — protein sequence MFGLQLSLSAGRRTRGAYMHLLKVDEMLREQLGFDFMLVVDTEGLQVSELMNKAQNEENELATFIIGLGNLTLINILGKDLSEIQDILQIALHAFLRMKQLNISPRCLFVHQNIEEIIDTDQSMERQRWLQEILDEMTIAAAKHEQCSGVCHFSDVIKFDVKNHIYYFAHLWEGSPPMAPPNPCYSHNVQELKSRILKHAKEESRGSILKISEVKVRVRDLWKALVNENFIFRFKNTREVMAMNELETVYRSRTWELRSHVLDLQNQLTNQIQKGEVKEIKRSSVENQVVEKHEAIKQELERYFREDRDRNILSQRKGIVKDDLKNLKEDLIVETMRKCEALINGKKIQDLFKEQRVKLEHKLLEKIRGTAKSPCRKELHDKELRDMFNKIWSENISILLPPTLASAERPDIDIELENVLLEHFKQHPNIVNKIQYCGTKKTFSINYSKHVITPQEFPVYGPSEEEFEKDIIKKTTAQIVKLVQDIIHNREQQNEGYSSSYFHEILQVIHTEAEAASQGVRFMLTNRFKLELALELLQEAANNFKKMCIAFKTANNPVLYLESKREEFFTNFKLAYKNFQNTD from the coding sequence ATGTTTGGGCTGCAGTTGAGCCTTAGTGCTGGAAGACGTACTCGGGGTGCCTACATGCATCTTCTGAAAGTGGATGAGATGCTCAGAGAACAGCTGGGCTTTGATTTTATGCTTGTTGTGGACACAGAAGGACTGCAAGTCTCAGAGCTCATGAACAAAGcacaaaatgaggaaaatgagttGGCAACCTTCATTATTGGACTTGGAAACTTAACTCTAATCAATATTTTGGGAAAGGATCTTTCAGAAATACAAGATATTCTGCAAATAGCTCTCCATGCCTTTCTCAGGATGAAACAACTGAATATCTCACCAAGATGCCTATTTGTTCATCAGAACATAGAAGAAATTATAGATACAGATCaaagtatggaaaggcaaaggtGGCTGCAAGAGATATTGGATGAAATGACAATCGCAGCAGCCAAACATGAACAGTGCTCAGGGGTGTGTCACTTCAGTGATGTCATTAAGTTTGATGTCAAGAACCACATCTATTACTTTGCTCACCTCTGGGAAGGGTCTCCCCCAATGGCCCCTCCTAATCCCTGCTATAGCCACAATGTTCAGGAGCTGAAAAGCAGGATTCTTAAGCATGCCAAAGAAGAATCCAGAGGAAGTATTTTGAAGATATCAGAAGTTAAAGTCAGGGTACGGGATTTATGGAAGGCCTTAGTGAATGAGAACTTCATTTTCAGATTCAAGAACACTCGGGAGGTCATGGCTATGAATGAACTGGAGACTGTGTACAGGAGCCGGACCTGGGAGCTGAGAAGTCACGTGCTGGACTTGCAGAATCAGCTGACTAATCAGATTCAGAAAGGAGAAGTTAAAGAGATCAAGAGAAGCTCAGTTGAGAATCAAGTTGTAGAAAAACATGAAGCCATTAAGCAAGAACTTGAAAGATATTTTCGAGAAGATAGAGATAGAAATATCTTGTCTCAGAGGAAAGGAATAGTTAAAGATGATTTGAAGAATCTTAAAGAGGATCTTATAGTAGAAACCATGAGAAAATGTGAAGCTCTaattaatggaaagaaaatacaagACCTTTTCAAGGAGCAAAGAGTAAAACTGGAACATAAGTTATTAGAAAAAATCAGAGGGACGGCTAAGTCCCCCTGTAGGAAAGAATTACATGATAAGGAACTGAGAGATATGTTCAACAAGATCTGGTCAGAGAACATCTCCATTCTGTTGCCTCCCACACTTGCATCTGCTGAGCGGCCTGATATTGATATTGAGTTAGAGAATGTTCTCCTGGAGCATTTTAAACAGCACCCCAATATTGTGAACAAAATTCAGTATTGTGgcacaaagaaaacattttctatcaATTATTCTAAACATGTTATCACCCCTCAAGAGTTCCCAGTATATGGGCCCTCTGAGGAAGAGTTTGAAAAAGATATCATAAAGAAGACAACAGCTCAAATTGTGAAACTGGTTCAAGACATCATACACAACAGAGAACAACAGAATGAAGGTTACAGTTCTAGTTACTTCCATGAAATTCTGCAAGTGATCCATACTGAAGCTGAGGCTGCATCTCAAGGAGTCAGATTTATGTTGACAAACAGATTTAAACTAGAACTTGCTCTAGAGCTACTGCAAGAGGCagcaaacaattttaaaaagatgtgcaTTGCATTCAAGACAGCCAACAACCCCGTTCtatatttagaaagtaaaagagaagaatttTTTACTAATTTTAAGTTGGCCTACAAAAACTTCCAGAACACTGACTGA